The Chitinophaga flava genome has a segment encoding these proteins:
- a CDS encoding GH116 family glycosyl hydrolase, producing MKNNLPRRHFLKNAGILTAGLSLVRFPVLGKSLWQHQTPWHNIPLNKNIDKNWLESLYERGEPGRYLKSRNELKYIGMPAGGLHTGTVYVGGDGRLWLWQVYNETMESVHEGISPQTVDWNDGTRLQKIRSRDGAAYVEPVIADNMRVLEQGFAISVKHGEKIWIKELKESDWDEIVFEPSYPTALVRYSSKDFPVEVLLKIYTPYIPLDAANSSLPATILRVEVKNTMDVTLDIALTGWLENGANKLSALPGKGKKRCRTFAKEGHTALFFDYLTQDPILQTATDAGSMCLSFHGDYATVNTSLTPWPVTAVCFEKEDTAVAELDAPQNQVGGITIKKQIAAGTSLQADFSIAWHFNNPHPKLKQLVKEAAGGYYYGARFKDALAVGEYLASHFRQLTTATELWQQTWNDASLPHWLLERTFINIGTLATANTYRFADGRFWAWEGVGACAGTCTHVWQYAQAMARIFPELERELRERVDLGAGFEADTGAIIFRAENENRPAIDGQAGTILRFYREHQMSANHSFLKRNWPRIKKATQFLLAQDKNGDGMTDTPMENTLDAVWDGEISWIVGLCIAAACAAQAMAEELGDHAFAATCANYVQKGSRNMETQLFNGEYFIHKPDPVKGRKNLGSYNTCHIDQVYGQSWAFQVGLPRILAKEKTVSALRALWKYNFTMDVGPYIKTHTGGRPYAVAGEGGMIMNTNPLNEPKPYGENVTWQLGYFHECMTGFEHQVAAHMMAEGLVDESLVLTRVIHDRYHPSKRNPFNEIECSDHYARAMASYGTFINACGFQYHGPRGYIGFAPRLQPENFKCAFTAAEGWGSYQQVKNTNGQEHTLQVLFGKLKLQEIQMEQIKGVSASSVKVMLNGVTVPARYAIAEGNIHISLKKETQIQTAGKLEIIIV from the coding sequence ATGAAAAATAATCTACCCAGAAGGCATTTTCTGAAAAATGCCGGTATACTCACTGCAGGCCTCTCCCTTGTACGTTTCCCTGTTTTAGGAAAATCACTGTGGCAGCACCAGACCCCCTGGCATAATATCCCACTAAATAAAAACATTGATAAAAACTGGCTGGAGTCACTGTATGAGCGGGGAGAACCGGGCCGTTATCTTAAAAGCAGGAACGAGCTGAAATATATTGGCATGCCGGCAGGAGGGCTTCATACTGGTACTGTTTATGTCGGTGGAGATGGCCGTTTATGGCTTTGGCAGGTGTACAACGAAACGATGGAATCTGTACATGAAGGTATTTCTCCGCAGACTGTTGATTGGAATGACGGCACGAGGCTGCAAAAAATACGTTCCCGCGATGGCGCCGCCTATGTAGAACCGGTTATCGCAGATAATATGCGGGTACTGGAACAGGGCTTTGCTATCAGCGTTAAGCATGGAGAAAAGATATGGATCAAAGAACTCAAGGAGAGTGATTGGGATGAAATTGTTTTTGAACCTTCTTATCCTACCGCACTCGTAAGATATAGCAGTAAAGACTTTCCGGTAGAAGTATTATTGAAGATATATACCCCTTACATACCATTGGATGCAGCCAATTCCTCCCTTCCTGCTACCATACTACGGGTAGAAGTAAAAAATACCATGGATGTCACGTTGGATATCGCCCTGACAGGATGGCTGGAGAATGGGGCCAATAAGTTGTCAGCCCTGCCGGGAAAGGGTAAAAAACGGTGCAGGACATTTGCTAAAGAAGGACATACAGCCTTGTTCTTTGATTACCTCACACAAGATCCTATCCTGCAAACAGCAACAGATGCAGGCAGCATGTGTTTATCCTTTCATGGAGATTATGCAACGGTGAATACCTCACTGACGCCCTGGCCGGTTACAGCGGTCTGCTTTGAGAAAGAAGATACTGCAGTAGCAGAACTGGATGCCCCACAAAATCAGGTGGGCGGTATTACCATAAAAAAACAGATAGCAGCCGGAACGTCCCTGCAGGCGGACTTTTCCATTGCCTGGCATTTTAACAATCCTCATCCAAAGTTGAAGCAGCTGGTAAAAGAGGCAGCAGGTGGTTATTATTATGGCGCACGTTTTAAAGACGCTCTGGCCGTCGGTGAATATCTTGCCTCACATTTCCGGCAGCTCACTACTGCCACAGAATTGTGGCAACAAACCTGGAATGATGCTTCCCTTCCGCATTGGCTGCTGGAGCGGACTTTCATCAATATCGGTACTCTGGCCACTGCCAATACCTATCGTTTTGCAGATGGTCGTTTCTGGGCATGGGAAGGAGTAGGGGCCTGTGCGGGCACCTGTACACATGTATGGCAATACGCCCAGGCCATGGCCCGTATTTTCCCAGAACTGGAAAGAGAGCTGCGGGAACGGGTAGACCTGGGAGCCGGATTTGAAGCGGATACCGGCGCCATTATTTTTCGCGCTGAAAATGAAAACAGACCAGCCATCGATGGGCAGGCCGGAACCATTCTGCGGTTTTACCGGGAGCATCAGATGAGTGCGAACCATTCTTTCCTTAAAAGAAACTGGCCCCGCATCAAAAAGGCGACACAGTTTCTGCTGGCCCAGGACAAAAACGGTGATGGGATGACTGATACACCCATGGAAAATACACTCGATGCTGTATGGGATGGGGAAATATCCTGGATCGTAGGGCTCTGTATCGCCGCTGCCTGCGCAGCGCAGGCCATGGCGGAAGAACTGGGCGATCATGCTTTTGCTGCCACCTGTGCGAACTACGTGCAAAAGGGAAGCCGCAATATGGAAACACAGCTCTTTAACGGTGAATACTTCATTCATAAGCCAGACCCGGTGAAAGGCCGGAAAAATCTGGGTTCATACAATACCTGTCACATAGACCAGGTGTACGGACAAAGCTGGGCTTTCCAGGTAGGACTGCCCCGGATACTGGCAAAGGAGAAAACAGTATCGGCTTTAAGAGCATTGTGGAAGTACAATTTTACGATGGATGTAGGACCCTATATTAAAACACATACCGGCGGACGTCCCTATGCTGTAGCGGGAGAAGGAGGGATGATCATGAATACTAATCCTTTAAACGAGCCTAAACCCTATGGTGAAAATGTTACCTGGCAACTGGGCTATTTCCATGAATGTATGACGGGATTTGAGCATCAGGTAGCGGCTCATATGATGGCAGAAGGTTTGGTGGATGAAAGTCTGGTGCTTACCCGTGTTATTCACGATCGTTATCATCCTTCCAAAAGAAATCCTTTTAATGAAATTGAATGCAGTGACCACTACGCACGTGCCATGGCCAGTTACGGGACTTTTATCAATGCCTGTGGATTCCAGTATCACGGACCCAGAGGGTATATTGGTTTTGCACCCCGCCTTCAACCGGAAAATTTTAAATGTGCTTTTACGGCTGCCGAAGGATGGGGAAGTTATCAACAGGTAAAAAATACTAACGGTCAGGAACATACGCTGCAGGTGTTATTCGGAAAGTTGAAATTGCAGGAAATACAAATGGAACAAATAAAAGGGGTATCGGCATCTTCCGTAAAAGTAATGCTCAACGGCGTCACTGTACCCGCCAGATATGCGATAGCAGAAGGAAATATCCATATTTCACTAAAAAAAGAAACCCAGATTCAGACAGCAGGAAAGCTCGAAATCATCATTGTATAG
- a CDS encoding SusC/RagA family TonB-linked outer membrane protein — MRRSFLLTTLLFLCCCIAVWAQDRKAVTGTVKDEKGTPLPGVTVKEKGTANGGMSGADGTFKVQVAPNATLVLSYIGFINQEVPVNGQTTITVVLKEDNKNLNEVVVTAMGMKREQRKLGYAVTELKGADVAKTNSINPVSALQGKVAGLDISAAAGGPAAAPRIVLRGAKSLNGKDQPIFIVDGVIFENDESAADVNFGNVLKNLNPDDYESVTVLKGAAATALYGSRAINGAILITTKKGNARKGIGVTVSQTAQIEKVYRGAIDLQNSYGQGTDGVYANNVGGYSFGSKMDGSMVELANGMKVPYTAKPNNAKDLYQTGKYFNTNVSTEGGSDKGTFRLSYSHLDNNSVSPNNTFGRNTFAFRGSSQISKVLSADAGVTYATSKTLNPDRQGGDYTNYNIGRKWVYVFPRNYDPSIWSKPENYLGPNGGRANLSTNPGADYFYQQAYNSWTRKESLITGNFSLTAVATDWLKFIGKANFSNEQSTDERKEVATSAFFKGSDGFYSVAGINKSQYTFTGMAQITPKLGKKFEGTLNLGAETWNSGIGKQYNNSTDGGLRIPFLYDISNSINAPIVKNDPLLRKVINSVFFAASVSYNNELFLDVTGRNDWSSALTYPKGSLGHTTNSYFYPSVSTAWEFTRTLKNDLPEWISYGKLRASYAMVGGDLDPYQINTGYYTSGLFQGSSTGANLPLVNIFNSDILPNMNLKPSISKSWELGANVRFFNNRLGFDFAWYRTNITNQIINLPTPIESGVTSRYINAGSMINRGIELSINGTPIQNKNFTWDINLNGSRNKNKIVSLTPGVDQLQLNEDQGVRAIASVGGSYGDLVTDYGYTRDANGKPVITLGGSDYPYKFVRGKAVVGNIMPDFNLGLQNTFNYKNWSLGVLIQARIGGDFFSASHQYGTGRGTTANTMYGRDTEHGGITFKDGSGVTRNDGMIPDAVFQKGTTISKDGLDIVLDGLTYQQAYEKGYVSPLTPYQYYSMVGDWNIGIREASVFDASYIALREVALGYSLPTEMVQRWRLNSLRVSLVGRNLGYLFNNLPDHINPEAVRNNKTSAFSEYGAVPFVRNIGLTVQVGF, encoded by the coding sequence ATGCGAAGATCATTTCTTCTCACCACGTTGCTTTTCTTATGCTGCTGCATCGCTGTATGGGCGCAGGATAGGAAAGCTGTTACGGGAACTGTAAAAGATGAAAAGGGAACGCCTTTGCCAGGTGTTACGGTAAAAGAAAAAGGAACTGCCAACGGCGGCATGTCCGGTGCTGATGGTACCTTTAAAGTACAGGTAGCTCCTAATGCTACACTGGTACTGTCTTATATCGGTTTTATCAATCAGGAAGTACCTGTAAACGGACAAACCACCATAACAGTAGTTCTGAAAGAAGATAACAAAAACCTGAACGAAGTAGTGGTTACCGCCATGGGCATGAAGCGTGAACAGCGTAAGCTGGGTTATGCGGTAACAGAACTGAAGGGTGCGGATGTAGCTAAAACGAACTCCATCAACCCGGTATCTGCATTGCAGGGTAAAGTAGCTGGTCTGGATATCTCCGCCGCTGCCGGTGGTCCTGCTGCTGCTCCCCGTATCGTACTGCGTGGTGCTAAATCACTGAATGGTAAAGACCAGCCTATCTTCATCGTAGATGGTGTGATCTTCGAAAATGACGAGAGTGCCGCAGACGTTAACTTCGGTAACGTACTGAAAAACCTCAACCCTGATGACTACGAATCTGTAACAGTACTGAAAGGTGCTGCTGCTACTGCATTGTACGGCTCCCGCGCTATCAATGGCGCCATCCTCATTACCACCAAAAAAGGTAATGCAAGAAAAGGTATAGGCGTTACCGTTAGTCAGACTGCCCAGATAGAAAAAGTATACCGCGGTGCGATCGACCTGCAGAATTCCTACGGTCAGGGTACTGATGGTGTTTATGCCAACAACGTGGGTGGTTATAGCTTCGGTTCCAAAATGGACGGTAGCATGGTAGAACTGGCCAACGGCATGAAAGTACCCTATACTGCTAAACCTAACAACGCTAAAGATCTTTACCAGACCGGTAAATACTTCAATACCAACGTATCCACGGAAGGTGGTAGCGATAAAGGAACTTTCCGTCTCTCTTACTCCCACCTGGACAATAACAGCGTTTCTCCCAACAACACCTTCGGCAGAAATACCTTCGCTTTCCGTGGATCTTCCCAGATCTCCAAAGTGTTGAGTGCTGATGCGGGTGTAACCTATGCCACTTCTAAAACACTCAACCCAGACCGTCAGGGTGGTGACTACACCAACTATAACATCGGTCGTAAATGGGTATATGTGTTCCCACGTAACTACGATCCTTCCATCTGGAGCAAACCAGAAAACTATCTCGGACCCAATGGTGGCAGGGCTAACCTGAGTACCAATCCGGGTGCTGACTATTTCTACCAGCAGGCTTACAACAGCTGGACCCGTAAAGAATCTCTCATCACCGGTAACTTCTCCCTCACAGCAGTTGCTACCGACTGGCTGAAATTCATTGGTAAAGCCAACTTTAGTAACGAACAATCTACCGACGAACGTAAAGAAGTAGCTACCAGCGCCTTCTTTAAAGGTTCCGATGGTTTCTACTCTGTTGCAGGTATTAACAAATCACAGTATACCTTCACGGGTATGGCTCAGATCACGCCTAAGCTGGGTAAAAAATTTGAGGGTACTCTGAACCTGGGTGCTGAAACCTGGAACAGCGGCATCGGTAAACAATACAACAACTCCACAGATGGTGGTCTGCGTATTCCTTTCCTCTACGATATCAGCAACAGTATCAATGCGCCTATCGTAAAAAATGATCCGCTGCTGCGTAAAGTAATTAACTCTGTATTCTTCGCTGCCAGTGTTTCCTATAACAACGAGTTGTTCCTGGATGTAACCGGCCGTAACGACTGGTCTTCCGCACTCACCTATCCTAAAGGTAGCCTCGGACACACCACCAACTCTTACTTCTATCCTTCTGTAAGTACTGCCTGGGAATTCACCCGCACACTGAAAAATGATTTGCCTGAATGGATCAGTTATGGTAAACTGCGCGCTTCCTACGCAATGGTAGGTGGTGACCTCGATCCATATCAGATCAATACCGGATACTATACCTCCGGCCTGTTCCAGGGTTCTTCCACTGGTGCCAACCTGCCGCTGGTAAATATCTTCAACTCAGATATCCTGCCGAACATGAACCTGAAACCTTCCATCTCCAAAAGCTGGGAACTGGGTGCTAATGTTCGTTTCTTCAATAACCGTTTAGGATTTGACTTTGCCTGGTACCGCACCAACATCACCAACCAGATCATCAATCTGCCCACGCCGATTGAATCCGGTGTTACCTCCCGTTATATCAACGCTGGTAGCATGATTAACAGAGGTATCGAGCTGTCTATTAACGGTACTCCTATCCAGAACAAAAACTTCACCTGGGATATTAACCTCAACGGTAGCCGCAACAAAAACAAAATCGTTAGCCTCACACCTGGTGTAGACCAGCTGCAGCTCAACGAAGACCAGGGTGTTAGGGCGATCGCTTCTGTAGGCGGTAGTTATGGTGATCTGGTAACTGACTACGGTTATACCCGCGATGCCAACGGTAAACCTGTTATCACCCTCGGTGGTAGCGATTACCCTTACAAATTTGTACGCGGAAAAGCTGTAGTAGGTAACATTATGCCTGACTTCAACCTGGGTCTGCAGAATACGTTCAATTATAAAAACTGGAGCCTCGGTGTACTGATTCAAGCCCGCATCGGTGGTGACTTCTTCTCTGCTTCTCACCAGTATGGTACCGGCAGAGGTACTACTGCCAACACTATGTATGGCCGTGATACAGAACATGGTGGTATCACCTTCAAAGACGGTTCCGGTGTTACCCGCAACGATGGTATGATCCCAGATGCCGTATTCCAGAAAGGTACTACCATCTCCAAAGATGGTCTGGATATTGTACTGGATGGCCTCACTTACCAACAGGCTTATGAAAAAGGTTATGTAAGCCCGCTCACTCCATATCAGTACTATAGCATGGTCGGTGACTGGAACATCGGTATCCGTGAAGCATCTGTATTCGACGCTTCTTATATCGCCCTGCGTGAAGTAGCACTCGGATACTCCCTCCCAACTGAAATGGTACAACGCTGGAGACTCAACAGCCTCCGCGTATCACTGGTAGGCCGTAACCTGGGTTACCTGTTCAACAACCTGCCGGACCATATCAACCCGGAAGCAGTACGTAACAACAAAACATCTGCCTTCTCCGAATATGGCGCCGTTCCATTTGTTCGTAACATAGGTCTGACAGTACAGGTAGGATTCTAA
- a CDS encoding SusD/RagB family nutrient-binding outer membrane lipoprotein translates to MIKSLHKFGIVVVLIGLLASCTKNFDRINTDPTAAPIVSPGILLTRGLLYVSGGEFEAWRANLIYCAPMVQHIASLSLTYVGDKYLYNDGYTGAAFNSFYPNGVKILTTLIDQTKNDPTQVNVNAMARIAKVIMLQRLTDLYGYVPYLAAGRGFLDQNFTPAYDPQDVIYAGLASELQAAAAQLDPSKSTPGNADISGYGGSPAQWKKLAYSLLLRVGLRLSKKADPSQGKTWVQQAVAGGVFTTNTDAFFIQHASGDYDNPNSHVIGVYPGSRGETGKDIMDIKLSKFFVDLLKGKSDPRLQIISELPKADSTPGGSDDPALQKGLPNGFDNTSDPVFGIGTTGDANLAHYSQPKQVIAQPNSPNIFITFSEVQLMLAEAAARGWIAGDPVQFFTTGVKSGIWQWTLYSPSIVYNDAAATTYATAQAAALSGPLNSQLEAINTQYYITTFLNDYETYANWRRSGFPVLTPVNYKNNETNGQIPRRLRYPRNEYDVNRNNVNAANAAQGPDLFTTPIWWDKP, encoded by the coding sequence ATGATCAAGTCATTACATAAATTCGGAATTGTAGTAGTGTTGATTGGATTGTTGGCCTCCTGTACAAAAAATTTCGATCGGATCAACACCGATCCTACTGCTGCGCCGATAGTGTCTCCTGGTATTCTGCTCACCAGAGGACTGTTGTATGTTTCCGGCGGCGAGTTTGAAGCGTGGCGGGCTAATCTTATCTACTGTGCTCCGATGGTGCAACATATTGCTTCCCTGAGCCTGACTTATGTGGGAGATAAATACCTGTATAACGATGGATATACCGGAGCAGCTTTTAATTCATTTTATCCCAATGGCGTGAAGATACTGACCACACTGATAGACCAGACCAAAAACGATCCAACACAGGTAAATGTGAATGCCATGGCCAGGATTGCCAAAGTGATCATGTTACAGCGGTTGACGGATCTGTATGGTTATGTGCCATATCTGGCGGCCGGCAGGGGATTTCTTGATCAGAACTTTACACCGGCTTATGATCCTCAGGATGTGATTTATGCGGGTTTGGCGTCTGAACTGCAGGCAGCTGCAGCCCAGCTGGACCCTTCCAAATCTACACCCGGTAATGCGGATATCTCCGGTTATGGCGGTTCTCCGGCGCAGTGGAAAAAACTGGCCTACTCTCTGCTGCTGCGGGTAGGGCTGCGGTTGTCCAAGAAGGCAGACCCTTCGCAGGGCAAGACCTGGGTGCAGCAAGCAGTGGCCGGTGGTGTGTTTACCACCAACACAGATGCTTTTTTTATTCAGCATGCATCTGGTGATTATGATAATCCCAACAGCCATGTTATCGGGGTATACCCCGGCAGCCGCGGAGAAACGGGTAAAGATATCATGGATATCAAGTTGTCGAAGTTTTTTGTAGACCTGCTGAAAGGGAAGTCAGATCCCCGTTTACAGATCATCTCCGAACTGCCGAAGGCGGATTCCACACCAGGGGGCTCTGATGACCCCGCTTTACAGAAAGGGCTGCCCAACGGATTTGACAATACCTCTGATCCGGTTTTTGGGATCGGCACTACCGGCGATGCTAATCTGGCGCATTATTCACAGCCAAAACAAGTCATTGCACAGCCCAATTCACCAAATATTTTTATTACCTTTTCAGAAGTACAGCTGATGCTGGCGGAGGCCGCGGCCAGAGGGTGGATAGCTGGTGATCCGGTGCAGTTCTTTACCACAGGTGTGAAGTCGGGTATCTGGCAATGGACTTTATATTCTCCTTCCATTGTATATAATGATGCCGCGGCCACCACTTACGCGACAGCCCAGGCTGCAGCATTGTCGGGGCCTTTGAATAGTCAGCTGGAAGCTATCAATACCCAGTATTACATCACAACATTTCTGAATGATTATGAAACCTATGCTAACTGGCGCCGTAGTGGATTCCCTGTACTGACGCCGGTCAACTATAAAAACAACGAAACCAACGGCCAGATACCGCGCCGTTTACGTTACCCACGGAATGAATATGATGTAAATAGAAATAATGTGAATGCAGCCAACGCGGCACAAGGACCGGACCTGTTTACAACACCGATATGGTGGGACAAGCCATAA
- a CDS encoding SusD/RagB family nutrient-binding outer membrane lipoprotein — protein MKAINKWSIGVAVAGMMLSSCTKNFEDINKSPVISDNAPPELLITQAVKGIVDRDFDWFYDAYTYQMQWMQFGVASPGSSSTGLFSPTNTNDFYNAFYKNIGRNLVEIENVVAKKPAAEQGQYANVVAVAKILKAYSAWRVSDANGSIPYSEAFAARSDANYTPVYDGQEKLFGLWEAELKAAITTLQSGLSGQAALGNNDIFYTGDVSKWVKAANVLRIKLAMRQLKRAPEKATAIIKDAMAVNDGLFKNNSEEWKFLSADNSFARSNNWSMNGSPLSAGKNMVDYMYNNADPRIGIFYEKTSYTKALVDSLIKGGVFPADYQYDERRYYGLPSNPDRRSVAADSIIFKVKRYEMVFTDANGKKVVVRREVDTVSAVQRRLFDLDAENGNNNGARYTQPILSYAEQCFMLAELSVRGIISGDAATYYKNGVEASINAYDAMGREAKIQDYTPLDQATVVAYLAKPDIAFTGSTDVLLEKINIQNFLNLLKSPWEAWGAWKRSGIPKVGGILAFERMQVSGQYVAVPRRWALPQPSLANQVNWRNAIIEMGLSGEYGNEDNDFTGRVWWDKK, from the coding sequence ATGAAAGCTATTAATAAATGGAGTATAGGCGTTGCCGTAGCAGGTATGATGCTCAGCTCCTGTACAAAAAACTTTGAGGATATCAACAAAAGCCCGGTCATCAGCGATAATGCACCTCCTGAGCTGCTGATTACACAAGCTGTTAAAGGAATTGTGGACCGCGATTTTGACTGGTTTTATGATGCCTATACCTACCAGATGCAGTGGATGCAGTTTGGGGTAGCATCACCGGGATCTTCTTCCACAGGACTTTTCAGCCCTACCAATACCAATGATTTTTATAACGCTTTTTATAAAAACATTGGCCGTAACCTGGTTGAAATTGAGAACGTAGTAGCTAAAAAGCCTGCTGCTGAACAGGGACAGTATGCCAATGTAGTGGCTGTTGCCAAAATCCTGAAAGCATACAGTGCCTGGAGAGTGTCTGATGCCAACGGTAGCATTCCTTACAGCGAAGCCTTCGCTGCCCGTTCGGATGCTAACTACACACCGGTTTATGATGGCCAGGAAAAACTGTTCGGTTTGTGGGAAGCGGAGCTGAAAGCTGCGATCACCACCCTGCAGAGCGGTCTCTCTGGTCAGGCTGCGCTGGGCAACAACGACATCTTTTACACCGGCGACGTGTCCAAATGGGTAAAAGCTGCCAACGTGCTGCGTATCAAACTGGCTATGCGCCAGCTGAAAAGAGCACCTGAAAAAGCTACCGCTATCATTAAAGATGCGATGGCCGTTAATGATGGACTGTTTAAGAATAATAGTGAAGAATGGAAATTCCTCTCTGCTGATAACAGTTTCGCCCGTAGCAACAACTGGTCTATGAACGGCAGCCCGCTGTCTGCAGGCAAAAATATGGTGGATTACATGTACAATAACGCAGATCCCCGTATTGGCATCTTCTATGAAAAAACCAGCTATACAAAAGCACTGGTAGACAGCCTCATCAAAGGTGGTGTTTTCCCTGCCGATTACCAGTATGATGAGCGTCGTTATTATGGACTGCCATCCAACCCCGACAGAAGAAGCGTTGCGGCGGATAGTATCATCTTTAAGGTGAAACGCTATGAAATGGTCTTCACCGATGCTAATGGTAAAAAGGTAGTTGTCAGAAGAGAAGTAGATACCGTATCAGCTGTACAACGTCGTCTGTTCGACCTGGATGCTGAAAATGGCAACAATAACGGTGCCCGCTATACGCAGCCGATCCTGTCTTATGCTGAACAATGTTTCATGCTGGCAGAACTGAGCGTAAGAGGCATTATCAGCGGAGACGCGGCTACCTATTATAAAAACGGGGTAGAAGCTTCCATCAATGCTTATGATGCAATGGGCCGCGAAGCTAAAATCCAGGACTACACGCCGCTGGACCAGGCTACTGTAGTTGCCTACCTGGCTAAACCAGATATCGCTTTCACTGGTAGCACTGATGTACTCCTGGAAAAAATCAATATCCAGAACTTCCTCAACCTGCTCAAATCCCCCTGGGAAGCATGGGGAGCCTGGAAACGCAGTGGTATTCCTAAAGTAGGTGGTATCCTGGCTTTTGAACGTATGCAGGTGTCCGGCCAGTACGTAGCAGTTCCACGCCGTTGGGCTTTACCTCAGCCATCCCTCGCTAACCAGGTTAACTGGAGAAATGCGATCATCGAAATGGGGCTATCCGGCGAATACGGCAATGAGGACAACGATTTCACCGGACGTGTATGGTGGGATAAAAAATAG